The window TACATATCTGTGGATCCCCCTGTATAAATACTCTGTATCTTAGCTTTGGCCTCTTCAACTTCGGCCTGGTCCGGCTCTATAACTGAAAGCAGTTCCCCGGGCATGGAAAATGTTTCTGCATACATGCTCGTCCCTCCGGGCGTGTAAGACGTAACCTCCCACTGGGCCATATCAGCCAACTGCATTTTTACGAGAGATGCCAGCTGTTCATTTGGCATATTTGTCTCAATACTTCCCTCTATGCCTTTTAATACCTTCCTGTAATTTTTCAGCATGGACCCGGAGGCACATTTCTGTATCATGGCCCGCACTACCTCCATCTGGTTCTTGGCCCTCTGGTAATCTCCCTCCTGAAAGCTGTATCTCTCTCTGGCAAAAATAAGGGCCTCCTCCCCAGTAAGATGATTTTGCCCTGCTGTAAATTCTCCGGCGCCCGGTACTGTAAAACTATAATCTGAATTTACGTCAACCCCTCCCAGAGCGTCAATCACTTCTACGAACCCCGTAAAATTTATTTTCAGGTAATAATCCACCTGTATATCATACAATCTCTGGAGTGCGTCCACAGACGCATCCACCCCGTACACCCCAGCATGGGTCAGCTTATCCTTTGCCCCGCCAGTAACCGCATATTCTATATAATAATCTCTTGGGGTGGATAGAAGCAGAATTTTTTTTGTACGAATATTTACAACCGCCAAAATATTCACATCACTTCTGGAACGTGCGGCGGCACTGCCATAAGTATCTATGCCGCTCAAATACATAATAAATGTCTCTGGCACATCTTTCGGAATTACAATGCGGTTCTCCTCCTCTGCCTGATGCTCCACTGCCGCAACCCTGCGGAGACCTTCTGACGCCCAGCCGTACCCTTCAACATCGGCTGCCATACTTAAATAGACATCCCCCAGAACCACCGCCTGAATCTTTCCCTCCCTCAGATCATCCAACATGGCAAACCCTGTTTCATATTCTCTGATATCCAGGGGACCTCCAATATTTTTTTCCAGATCCTCTATTGTCTTTTTTACATTCTTATATTCTGCCTCCCCTGCAGAGGCCCCGCTGACAGCAGCAATCTGATAGTCTGCAATGTCCTCCTCAGTTTGGGCCGGATCCTCTTGCATCACATAAACAGAAATAATATCCGCGGGCAGATCCGCCTCTGTCACTTTATCAATAGCCTGCCAGGTCATCTGGATATAATTAAATCCTGTAAGACAGGCCGCGGTCAAGACAAGCATTAATAGTGCCCCTATTGGGGATGTGGCAGGGCGCCTGAATAATATGGCTGCCAGAACTCCCAGCAGGGCCAGGGACACCCCTGCATATACGATGTATTTAACCGGAAAGATATTCAGTCTTATACAATATATGGCCAGACAGGCTGCTGATACTGCATACACCGCCACCAGTATAGGGCCAATCCATTTATTAATAAAAAATTTCTTTTGTTTATCCATCTCAGTAACTCTTCTCCTATCAGCCAGCCTCCATCAGTTTCCCACAGAGGCAAAATTTTTACAGGCATACATACTCCTGCCCTGATATTAAAGTTCCCCAATCTTTTACTGAATATAACATTTTATTTTTCAATCCTGTCTTACGGGAAGCAAAGACGGCGCCTGCCGTGCAATATAACTGCACGGCAGGCGCCGTTCCTTAAGTTATTTAATTATTGGGGGTTCAGGCCATAAATATGCCTGATGGACAAACACCTTCTGGAATATAAAAACTCACTTTCTAGTCGCACTCCCTAATCTTATTTCTAAGAGGAAGTACCATGGAAGGTGACACAGACAGCTCATCTAGTCCCATCTTTAAAAATTCCTCCGTCAGTTCCAGATCTGCCCCCAGCTCGCCGCAGATCCCTATCCATTTGCCCTCAGCATGTGCGTTGTCAGCGGCCATCTTAATCATAGCCAGCACGGCAGGATGATGGGGATCATAAAATTCATCCAATTTAGAGTTCTGCCTGTCAATGGCCAGCGTATACTGAGTCAGGTCGTTCGTACCCACACTGAAGAAATCTACCTCTTTGGCAAGCTCACGGCTGATCATAACAGAAGCCGGCGTCTCTATCATAACGCCTAGTTCAACATCCTCTTTGTAAGGGATTCCCTCCTCCTTCAGTCCCGCCAGTACCTCTGCAATAATTTCTTTAATTTTATGGATCTCGCTGACAGATATAATCATAGGAAACATAATAGAAATATTTCCATATACGGCTGCTCTGTACAAAGCACGCAGCTGAGTCTTAAAAATCTCCGTCCTGGTCAGGCAAATTCGGATGGCACGGTAACCCAGCGCCGGGTTCTCTTCCTTATCTAACCCAAAATAATCCACCTGCTTGTCTGCCCCAATATCCAGGGTACGGATAATCACCTTCTTGCCGGCCATATTCTCTGCAACCTGTTTATATACGGCAAACTGCTGCTCCTCTGTGGGAAAATTATCATTTTCCAAATATAAAAATTCACTTCGGAATAATCCGATGCCGCCTGCGTCATTCTTCAGGACAGCCCCAACATCTGAGGCATCGCCTATATTTGCGTAGACATTGATCTTCTGGCCGCTCTTCGTCACATTTTCCTTGCCTTTAAGCTGCTCCAGAAGGGCGCGCTGTTCCAGGTCTTTCTCGCGCTTCTTCTGCATCACGGCCAGAGTCTCCTCATCGGGGTCAATATATAATTCACCTGTAAAACCATCTATGACAGCCATCTGCCCGTCACACTCCTGGCTTAATTCCTCCCCAAGGCCAATAACAGCAGGAATATTCATAGTTCTGGCCAATATAGCGGTATGGGAGTTGGAGGAACCGTACATTGTGGCAAAGCCAAGCACCTTGCTCTTATCCAGCTGTACAGTCTCACTGGGAGCCAGGTCATCCGCCGCAATGATACACGGCTCATCAGTCTGGCAAATACCGCCGCCTGTCCCACATAAAATATCCAGGACCCTCTCAGACACATCCTTTACATCCGCCGCCCGCCCCTGCATATATGCATCATCCATAGAGGCAAACATGTGGGCAAAATTATCTGCCGTGGTGGCCACTGCAAACTCAGCATTTACCTCCTGTGTACGGATAATATTCTCGATAGATTCAATATAATCCAAATCCTCCAGCATCATCTGGTGGATCTCAAAAATCATGGCATTGGCCTCTCCCACATCCTCTAAAGATTTGTTATAGAGATCCTTGAGCTGTTCAACCGCCTCTGCCTTCGCATCGTGAAAACGTGTACATTCTGCTTCCACGTCGTCTACATGCGTACGTTTAATTACCTTTTGCTTCCTTTTATAAAAAGAAAGCTTTCCTATGGATACACCACCGAATACGCTTTTGCCTTTAATTGTAATCATAATACCTTCCCTGAAATCATCGAATTATAAGTTTTCCTTAAAAAATGCCTCTAATTCTTTAATTGCTGTATCTTCATCTTCACCGTCAGCAGTCATTACAACCTCTTCGCCAGTCTTGACGCCCAGTCCCATCACACCAAAAATTCTTTTAGCGTCTGCGGTCTTTTCCCCTTTGCCGATTTTAATATCAGATTTATAGCCTGCTGCCTGCTTAACCAATAACCCTGCAGGCCTTGCATGGATCCCTTCTGGATCTGTCACAACATATTTAAACTCTTTCATACTACTTTTGTCCTCCTGTTTTATATTTTAACTTAGTATATACCATATTAGATACTTTTTCAATTGCTTAAGAATTATTTAATTTCACTTTGTCCAGGGGATCATGATGTAAAAAGCGGTGTTGACAGATAGCGCTCTCCTGTATCCGGCAGCAGTGCAACAATCGTTTTGCCTTCATTTTCAGGCTGTTTTGCAGTTTCAATAGCCGTATGGAGTGCAGCTCCAGATGAAATCCCTACAAGAATCCCCTCTCTCCTGGCCAGCAGCCTGGCTGCCCCATATGCCTCCTCTTCCTTTACCTTAAAAATACTGTCGTAGACTTTTGTATCCAAAATCTTCGGGACAAAACCGGCTCCAATTCCCTGGATTCCGTGGGGGCCTGGTTTATCCCCTGAGAGCACGGCGGACCCTGCAGGCTCCACGGCGATTATCTGTACACTTTCTTTTTTCCCCTTCAGGTAGTTCCCTGTACCTGTGACTGTCCCCCCAGTCCCTACGCCTGCAATAAAAATATCTATCTTCCCATCTGTATCATCCCATATTTCGGGCCCGGTAGTTTCCATATGGACCTTAGGGTTGGCGCTATTTACAAACTGTCCCAGTACAACCGCATCCTCACGCTCTTTCACAAGTTCCTCTGCTTTTGCTATTGCCCCATTCATCCCCTTAGAACCCTCAGTCAGTACAATTTCTGCGCCATATCCAAGCAAAAGTTTGCGGCGCTCCACACTCATTGTCTCGGGCATCACAAAAACGGCTTTATATCCCTTGGCTGCCGCGGCGGCTGCCAGCCCTATGCCCGTATTTCCGCTGGTAGGCTCCACAAGAGTGGCTCCCGGCTTAATAAGGCCCCTGCTTTCAGCATCCTCAATCATACTTAGGGCAACTCTGTCTTTGACGCTGCCTGCGGGATTAAAATACTCCAGTTTCACTAGAACCTTTGCTTTTAACCCCAGCTCCTTCTCAATATTTGCCACCTCCAGCATAGGTGTCCTGCCTATTAACTCTGTTATACTTTTATATACCATATCCTCATTACCTCCTACTTATTATATAATACCATGTTAAAGCTAAAAAATACGTTCACCTTTTTTGACATAATCCCCTGTGAGGGCAGACATGATCGGGCGCCCCTTTGGGTGTAAAAATGTAAAAACATAGAATACTTTGCGTGCAGCGGACATCTCCATAAAATATACTACGGCAAGGCAGCGTATAACGCATGGCTGCCTTGCCGGGGCACTTTTATCCTTATCCCTTATAGGATAATGCCTGTTCTAAATCATACAGAATATCATCGATGTGCTCCGTTCCAATAGAAAGCCTTACTGAGTTAGGCTTGATCCCTGAAGCTGAAAGTTCCTCCGGGGTCATCTGGGAATGGGTCGTACTGGCAGGATGGATAACCAGCGATTTCACATCTGCCACGTTCGCCAGCAAGGAAAAAATTTCCAGCCTGTCAATAAAATCCTTTGCATCCTGCTCCGTTCCCTTGACCTCAAAAGTAAAAATAGATGCCCCTCCTTTCGGGAAGTATTCCTGATACAATTTATGATAAGGGCTATCGGGCAGTGAAGGATGGTTCACCCTCTCTACCCTGGGATGGTTATTCAAAAACTCTACCACCTTCCGAGTATTCTCTACATGCCTCTCTACCCTCAGTGATAAGGTTTCTAATCCCTGCAGGAACAAGAAAGCATGGAGGGGAGCCATGGTGGCGCCAGTATCCCGAAGCAAAACTGCGCGGATCCTAGTTACAAAAGCCGCCCCCGCTGCAGCCTGGCAGAAGCGCACACCGTGGTAACTGGGATCCGGCTCTGACAGCTGTGGATATTTCCCAGATGCCTCCCAGTCAAACTTTCCGCTCTCAATTATGACGCCGCCCAGCGCAGTCCCATGCCCACCGATAAACTTGGTAGCTGAATGTACTACAATATCTGCGCCATACTCAAAGGGCCGCAGGAGATAGGGGGTCGCAAAAGTGCTGTCAACCACAAGGACAATGCCGTGTCTGTGGGCGATATCAGCCACTTTGCGTATGTCTGCCAGATTCGCATTTGGATTTCCTATGGCTTCTATAAAAATAGCTTTTGTGTTTTCTTTGACCGCCTCCTCAAAGGCCCCCTCCTGGTCAGGATCTACAAAGGTCGTTGTTATCCCCTGTTCAGGCAGGGTATGCTCTAATAAGTTATAGCTGCCCCCATAAATATATTTAGAGGCCACGATATGTTCCCCATTCCTGGCCAGATTCTGGAACGTGTAGGTAATGGCAGCTGCGCCGGAAGCCACGCCTAATGCCGCTGTGCCGCCCTCAAGAGCCGCTATGCGTTTTTCAAATACATCCTGGGTGCTGTTTGTCAGCCTTCCATATATATTCCCCGGGTCGGCAAGCCCGAATCTGTCTGCTGCATGCTGGCAGTCACGAAACACATAAGACGTTGTCTGGTATATGGGGACTGCCCTTGCATCCGTTGCCGGATCTGGTTGTTCCTGTCCTACATGAAGCTGTAATGTCTCAAATTTTAATTGTCTTTCTTTACTCATTTTGTCGTCCTCACTTTCTTCTTTGCCTTTTGTCTACATGTTTCCTGCCATCCTAATGTACTGCATTTAAGGGTATATATTATGGGGTGCCTTTTAAATTGTAATGTACCGGGAAGGAACTGCAAATATAAGGATGTGCCTGATAAATCTCTTTATATATAGTACATATTTGCATTGTAATCTAAATTTTTCTGGTACTCGCTGACAAGCTGTGCCAGAGTGCGTTCACTGAGGAATGTATTCACCTGCCTGTCAATCTCATCCCAGACCAATTCTGCAATGGCTCTCTGCACAGCATCCGGTTCCTCCCCTGTATGTCTGTCAATAATAGAAAATTCTCCTTCCAGCGCCTCCAGTATCTCCCGGACCGTTATACTTTGCGCATCCCGGGCCAGCTTATAGCCTCCGCTGGCCCCCTTGATACTGACAACAATCCCTGCCCTTCTCAGAGTGCCAAATACCTGTTCTAAGTAGTTTAAAGATATTTTCTGCCTGTTTGCCACCTGTATCAGGGATATAGGCTCCTCTTCTGCATAAACTGCCATATCCACAAGTGCCCGCAATCCATATCTCCCTTTTGTAGATATTTTCATAGAACACCTCCTTTTAAATCCTACTATTCTTATATATATTATATGCATTATGTTATACCACTATTTTCCTGATATGTCAATACATTAGAATTATTTTTTATTATAACCAGAAAATACCCGCAACGGCGCCCACAGCCAGGCGCCCTTACGGGTATTCTTTTCTTTCAAAGCTCCCTTTAATCCCCAGTTCTTCTCTATATTTCGCCACCCCTCTCCTTGACAGCAGTATTCCCTGTTCCTTCAGTTCTTTGGACAGTCTGCTATCACTGTACGGATGCCCTTTATCTTCCCCGTCTATCACTGCTTTCAAAATTTTTTTCATTTGGGCCGCTGTCCTGCCACAGGTCTCCCCCTCCTGCCTGCCGCCCTGGAGATACAGATCTTTCATGGGCAGGACCCCTCCCGGATACTGGATATATTTCCCCTTTACGGCTCTGCTGACTGTGGACGGATGAATGTCCAGCCTGCGTGCCACCTCAGCCATAGAATAAGATTTAAGCTCCCCTATCCCTTCAAAAAAGTCCTTCTGTGATTCCAGGATCTCCCCCGCGACAGCATAGATCGTATTCCTTCTCTGCTCGATACTCTTTAAAATAAATCTGGCTCTTTCCAGTTTTTTGCCAAAATACTCTTTCAGGTCTTTATCTTTACTTTCATTGAGCATTTTCAGGTAATATTCATTCAGCTGATATTTGCCCATCCAATGATCGTTTAGCCGGATCTCCCATTGATTATTTTTCTTTTCAGCCAGGACATCCGGGATAATATAAGAAGTATTCCCAGAATAAAAACCAGACAGAGGCCTGGGGTTTAAAGTGCGGATAAAGGCAATATATTTTCTGGCCATCACAGAAGAAATTCCTATATGCCGGGTTATGGCGCTGATTCTTCCCTGGGCAATATCTTCAAGATGTTCCGACAAAATCTGGGTCAGCGCAGTGTCCTTTATGTCCATAGTCTCTAACTGCCTGATTAGGCAAGAGGAAAGATCTTTTGCAAAAATCCCGGAAGGCTCCAGCTTTTGCAGATGGCTTAAACATTTTTGCACCACCTCCCTGGGGGCGCCTATCAGGCCTGCAGTCTCCTTAACTGAGGTAGAATAAAAGCCATTATCATCCAGATTCTTTATAAGGAATTCCATAACATGCCATTCAAGCGGACTATAGTGCCTTCCATCCAGCTGCTCCTTCAAATATTCTTCAATCCCAGGTTCCCTATCTGCAGGCACAAAACCGCCATGCCTTCCCTCAGCATAATCCCCGTGCCCATACCCTTCATTATCATTTTGGTTCCGGCTGTACCAGTCTCCTAATTCTTCTGTGGCTCCCGGCGCCTCCCCGCCCCCATACTGTTCCAGGATGGGATTCTCCAGATATTCGTTATTTAAGAAAATACTAAGTTCCATATTGCACATGCCCATCAATTCCAAAGACTGTATTTGTGTCTGGGACAAATATTGTCTTTGCTGCTGCTTCAGATCGTACTCTATCACTTTTATTTTCCTTTCTGGCGTCTTTTATCAGCTAAATATTCCCGGTATCAAATTTGTGCCTGTCTTTTTTCTGGTCAAACTTTTGTTTCATTTCTTCTGTGGGAGAAATAATAATTTCGCCTTTCCCGGCATCCATGCATATAATATCTTTGTTTTTTGCCTTTTGGAGCAAACCTTTTACCCCCAGTAATGCCGGAATTCCCCATCCCTTTGCCATAATCGACACATGGCTGGTAACTCCGCCTTCTTCCGTCAATAACCCAAGAACATAGTCTTTGTTCAGCCTTGCTGTATCTGACGGCATAAGCTCCCTGGCAACCAGGATAGCCGGCTCTTTTATATCCAAGGAGCTATGAATATCTATCCCTTGTATCTCTGCCAGAAGCTGGCGTCCCACATCCTTGATGTCAGCGCTCCGCTCCCTCATGTATTCATCTTCCATCCCCAGGAAAATATTTCTCAGCTCCCCCACTGCCTCTGTTAATGCCATCCCGGCATTCATCCTTTCCTCCTTGACTCTATGGGCCACGGCTTCTTCCAGTGTTGCATCTGCCGCCATCATTAGATGGGCCTCAAAAACGGTGCTTGTCTGGCTGAGCTTTTGGAGCCTCTGGCAGACAGCCTCCCTGGCCCGTAAAAACTTGTCTATCTCCCGCCCTGCTGCAGCTTCAGGGATAAGCTCCATACAAAAGGGCAGACTTACCCCCTGATAGATATACGCTTCACCTGTGGCTGTACCGTCTGATGCTGTCCTGTCAACTTGAATGCATTCCATGTTATTCCTCCTGTTTATTCTCCCAACCCAGCCTCAATTGCAGCAGCCAGCATTTTTAGATCCTGTTCCTCCGTATCCCCCTTACATTCCAGTTCCACCTCACACCCACAGTTGATAGAAGCAGAAAGCAGATTCAAAATACTTTTTGGGTTTACCCTTTTCCCATTAAAATTCAGGCTGATATCAGATTTACATTTTGCTGCCAATTTAGAAAGCTCTGCCGCCGGCCTGGCATGGATGCCTGACTTGTTCCTAACTATTATACTTGCCTTTACCATAATCCTTTCTCCTATTATCCCTTTATGCTGATATTACTAATATTTTCTTTTCCCCGCTGTAGCATTAATTCATACAGCCTGCCCTCATCGCACTCTCCCCTTTCATTTACCGCCGTAATCAACAGAGAGAGATTTAGTCCGCTGACAGCCAGTCCCCCGGATACATGTGCGATATAAGTGGCCCCGTGGGATGTGCTCCCATCCTTTAAATCTGAAATTACAATGGGATGTTCAATATGTCTTTCTTTTATATCCTTTTCTATATACTCGATCAGTTCATCCAAATTGTCGGAAGGCTCCAGAGAATAAGCAGATAGATCCTGGATTTTCCCTATTATCATCTCCGCCCCTCTTACACACTCTTCCCCCCAGTTTCCATGTGTCAAAATCAAAATGTGCCTGTCTTTCATCTGCCCCTCCCCTTATCCGCTGCCAATATCCAAAGTATATTAATAATAATGTCCCTTTGGCCTGCCCTTGACATGCCTGCCCCACAAATAATTAAATATGCCCTAATAATTGATTTATATTTACTTTTCTGCTGTCGGGGACAGGTTGGTAAAACAATGCTGCCCTCAAGGATATTTCCATAAGCTGCTCCTTCTCCCGGAGGGTAGTATACACTCCTTGCGCCAGCTTCAGCTTTCCTATCCCATAGGAAGTATTTCCCAGGTTAATGATTCCAGGGACATATCCCTGTTTAAACATCTCGTATAAAGTAGATATCTTTTTCACCACCACAAAACTCTTTTCCTCTCCCTGGGCCTCCATTAACCCTCTAAATCCGGAAATTCCCTGGATACTGC of the Luxibacter massiliensis genome contains:
- a CDS encoding LCP family protein, producing the protein MDKQKKFFINKWIGPILVAVYAVSAACLAIYCIRLNIFPVKYIVYAGVSLALLGVLAAILFRRPATSPIGALLMLVLTAACLTGFNYIQMTWQAIDKVTEADLPADIISVYVMQEDPAQTEEDIADYQIAAVSGASAGEAEYKNVKKTIEDLEKNIGGPLDIREYETGFAMLDDLREGKIQAVVLGDVYLSMAADVEGYGWASEGLRRVAAVEHQAEEENRIVIPKDVPETFIMYLSGIDTYGSAAARSRSDVNILAVVNIRTKKILLLSTPRDYYIEYAVTGGAKDKLTHAGVYGVDASVDALQRLYDIQVDYYLKINFTGFVEVIDALGGVDVNSDYSFTVPGAGEFTAGQNHLTGEEALIFARERYSFQEGDYQRAKNQMEVVRAMIQKCASGSMLKNYRKVLKGIEGSIETNMPNEQLASLVKMQLADMAQWEVTSYTPGGTSMYAETFSMPGELLSVIEPDQAEVEEAKAKIQSIYTGGSTDM
- the ptsP gene encoding phosphoenolpyruvate--protein phosphotransferase, translated to MITIKGKSVFGGVSIGKLSFYKRKQKVIKRTHVDDVEAECTRFHDAKAEAVEQLKDLYNKSLEDVGEANAMIFEIHQMMLEDLDYIESIENIIRTQEVNAEFAVATTADNFAHMFASMDDAYMQGRAADVKDVSERVLDILCGTGGGICQTDEPCIIAADDLAPSETVQLDKSKVLGFATMYGSSNSHTAILARTMNIPAVIGLGEELSQECDGQMAVIDGFTGELYIDPDEETLAVMQKKREKDLEQRALLEQLKGKENVTKSGQKINVYANIGDASDVGAVLKNDAGGIGLFRSEFLYLENDNFPTEEQQFAVYKQVAENMAGKKVIIRTLDIGADKQVDYFGLDKEENPALGYRAIRICLTRTEIFKTQLRALYRAAVYGNISIMFPMIISVSEIHKIKEIIAEVLAGLKEEGIPYKEDVELGVMIETPASVMISRELAKEVDFFSVGTNDLTQYTLAIDRQNSKLDEFYDPHHPAVLAMIKMAADNAHAEGKWIGICGELGADLELTEEFLKMGLDELSVSPSMVLPLRNKIRECD
- a CDS encoding HPr family phosphocarrier protein, producing the protein MKEFKYVVTDPEGIHARPAGLLVKQAAGYKSDIKIGKGEKTADAKRIFGVMGLGVKTGEEVVMTADGEDEDTAIKELEAFFKENL
- the cysK gene encoding cysteine synthase A, whose translation is MVYKSITELIGRTPMLEVANIEKELGLKAKVLVKLEYFNPAGSVKDRVALSMIEDAESRGLIKPGATLVEPTSGNTGIGLAAAAAAKGYKAVFVMPETMSVERRKLLLGYGAEIVLTEGSKGMNGAIAKAEELVKEREDAVVLGQFVNSANPKVHMETTGPEIWDDTDGKIDIFIAGVGTGGTVTGTGNYLKGKKESVQIIAVEPAGSAVLSGDKPGPHGIQGIGAGFVPKILDTKVYDSIFKVKEEEAYGAARLLARREGILVGISSGAALHTAIETAKQPENEGKTIVALLPDTGERYLSTPLFTS
- a CDS encoding O-acetylhomoserine aminocarboxypropyltransferase/cysteine synthase family protein, translated to MSKERQLKFETLQLHVGQEQPDPATDARAVPIYQTTSYVFRDCQHAADRFGLADPGNIYGRLTNSTQDVFEKRIAALEGGTAALGVASGAAAITYTFQNLARNGEHIVASKYIYGGSYNLLEHTLPEQGITTTFVDPDQEGAFEEAVKENTKAIFIEAIGNPNANLADIRKVADIAHRHGIVLVVDSTFATPYLLRPFEYGADIVVHSATKFIGGHGTALGGVIIESGKFDWEASGKYPQLSEPDPSYHGVRFCQAAAGAAFVTRIRAVLLRDTGATMAPLHAFLFLQGLETLSLRVERHVENTRKVVEFLNNHPRVERVNHPSLPDSPYHKLYQEYFPKGGASIFTFEVKGTEQDAKDFIDRLEIFSLLANVADVKSLVIHPASTTHSQMTPEELSASGIKPNSVRLSIGTEHIDDILYDLEQALSYKG
- a CDS encoding RrF2 family transcriptional regulator; amino-acid sequence: MKISTKGRYGLRALVDMAVYAEEEPISLIQVANRQKISLNYLEQVFGTLRRAGIVVSIKGASGGYKLARDAQSITVREILEALEGEFSIIDRHTGEEPDAVQRAIAELVWDEIDRQVNTFLSERTLAQLVSEYQKNLDYNANMYYI
- the rpoN gene encoding RNA polymerase factor sigma-54, with protein sequence MIEYDLKQQQRQYLSQTQIQSLELMGMCNMELSIFLNNEYLENPILEQYGGGEAPGATEELGDWYSRNQNDNEGYGHGDYAEGRHGGFVPADREPGIEEYLKEQLDGRHYSPLEWHVMEFLIKNLDDNGFYSTSVKETAGLIGAPREVVQKCLSHLQKLEPSGIFAKDLSSCLIRQLETMDIKDTALTQILSEHLEDIAQGRISAITRHIGISSVMARKYIAFIRTLNPRPLSGFYSGNTSYIIPDVLAEKKNNQWEIRLNDHWMGKYQLNEYYLKMLNESKDKDLKEYFGKKLERARFILKSIEQRRNTIYAVAGEILESQKDFFEGIGELKSYSMAEVARRLDIHPSTVSRAVKGKYIQYPGGVLPMKDLYLQGGRQEGETCGRTAAQMKKILKAVIDGEDKGHPYSDSRLSKELKEQGILLSRRGVAKYREELGIKGSFERKEYP
- a CDS encoding phosphoenolpyruvate-utilizing N-terminal domain-containing protein; this encodes MECIQVDRTASDGTATGEAYIYQGVSLPFCMELIPEAAAGREIDKFLRAREAVCQRLQKLSQTSTVFEAHLMMAADATLEEAVAHRVKEERMNAGMALTEAVGELRNIFLGMEDEYMRERSADIKDVGRQLLAEIQGIDIHSSLDIKEPAILVARELMPSDTARLNKDYVLGLLTEEGGVTSHVSIMAKGWGIPALLGVKGLLQKAKNKDIICMDAGKGEIIISPTEEMKQKFDQKKDRHKFDTGNI
- a CDS encoding HPr family phosphocarrier protein, with protein sequence MVKASIIVRNKSGIHARPAAELSKLAAKCKSDISLNFNGKRVNPKSILNLLSASINCGCEVELECKGDTEEQDLKMLAAAIEAGLGE
- a CDS encoding PTS sugar transporter subunit IIA, translated to MKDRHILILTHGNWGEECVRGAEMIIGKIQDLSAYSLEPSDNLDELIEYIEKDIKERHIEHPIVISDLKDGSTSHGATYIAHVSGGLAVSGLNLSLLITAVNERGECDEGRLYELMLQRGKENISNISIKG
- a CDS encoding PTS sugar transporter subunit IIB, giving the protein MKIEMLRVDERLLHGQILLKWMEEAGCTKVVFVDDETAENPVMKKILELSFPPGYECSIQGISGFRGLMEAQGEEKSFVVVKKISTLYEMFKQGYVPGIINLGNTSYGIGKLKLAQGVYTTLREKEQLMEISLRAALFYQPVPDSRKVNINQLLGHI